From the Helicobacter mustelae genome, the window GTTAGGCGGATATTATTGAATTGCACCACCTTGTGCAATGCGGTTTCTCCATGGCAGATGGCATTGACATTGGCGTGATAATTGATGAGCAAATACACAGCTTGGGCATTGTTTTTCCTGGCTGCATCATACAAGGGAGTGCTGCCCCTAAGCCTCGCATTTACATTTGCACCTAGCTGCAGGCCTCTTTTGACATCCTGGAAATTATTGCTAAATAGAAGATAGTCATATTGATTGGCTAGCAATAAAGAGGAAAACAAAATTAAGAGAAAAAATCTTTTCATTTTTGCTCCTTGAGATAAATTTGAGAAAGTTTTTTGATTTTTTGAAAGATTTCCAAGAAATCCACGCCATAGACTCTAGTATCTGCGATACTGGTAATAAAATTGGTATCCCCATTATATCGAGGTAAAAGATGCAGATGCAGATGCCCAGGGATCCCAGCACCTGCTGCTTTTTTGATATTAATGCCAAAATTCACCCCCTGTGCTCCATATTCATAGAGCATGGGGATGGCTTTTTGGATGATGATTTGGAGATGTAGCCAGGTTTTGACAGGCAATTTTTCGGGGCTATCGATGTGTATGTTGGGGATAAAAAGCAGATGCCCGGGGATATAGGGGAAGCGATTCATGACCCCATAACAAAGCTCATCACGATAAAAAACCCTATTTTGTTCATCAAGCTGGGGATTTTGAGAAATCTCACAAAAGATGCAGCCCTCTGTTTGCGTCTCAAAATAATCTGTGCGCCAGGGAGCATAGATGTTTTGCATAGGGCCTCCTAAATGAAATTGGGAGCATCATTGGCAAATAAAATGAGATCTCCCTTG encodes:
- a CDS encoding HIT family protein, with amino-acid sequence MQNIYAPWRTDYFETQTEGCIFCEISQNPQLDEQNRVFYRDELCYGVMNRFPYIPGHLLFIPNIHIDSPEKLPVKTWLHLQIIIQKAIPMLYEYGAQGVNFGINIKKAAGAGIPGHLHLHLLPRYNGDTNFITSIADTRVYGVDFLEIFQKIKKLSQIYLKEQK